The sequence ACAATTAATAAGATAACAAGCAGTGAGAACAGCATCAACCTAAAAGTATTTGGCTACcttcatttcaaacataagtGACTAAGCAACATCCATCAAATGACGATTCTTTTTTTCAGCCACTCCATTCTATTGAGGAGTACCTGAACAAGAAGACTGATAAATAATACCACAATCAGCCATAAACTGAGAAAACGGATTAGAAAAATACCCTTTTGCATTATCACTTTGTAAAATTTTCAGTCACATTAAACTGATTTTGAATTTCACCAACAAAGGCACAAAAAATAGCTAATAACTCAGAacaatttttcattaaataaatttatGTCATTCTAGAatagtcatcaacaaaggtAACGAAATACTTAGAACCTAACTTGGATGTTACAAGACAAGTACCTCATACATCCGAgtgaaccaaagaaaaaggggatgCAGACCGTTTATTGACCCGAGGAGGATAACTGACCAGATGTAGTTTTTCAAATTGATACGACTCACATTCTAAACTAGAAAGAGAATTAAAACTAGGATCAAGCTTCTATAAACTTTGTAAAGATGGATGGCCCAACCAGTAGTGAACCTGATGAGGAGTCAAGAGTACCCAAATAGGCTATATAAGGAGAATTGTCTTAAAAAAGGTATAGTCCCTCAACTCTATGACCTCTACCAAGCATCTTCTTCATTATACGGTCCTGAAAAACACATAAGTTAGAATAAAAGGTTACAGAATAGTTGTCAGCGTGTGTGAACTTGCTTACAAACAGAAAGTTAAACGATAACTGCGGCAAGTAAGGAACTGATGATAACGATAAGGAAGAATTAAGACAAACAGTGACAATGCCATTGACCTTAACAATTGAACAATTGCCCAACATTACATTAGTAGAGGATTccttgaaagaagaaaatatacctAAAACACCAAACATGCGATCCGATGGACCTGAATCAATTATCCAGGgacgagaagaagagagatatgCACTGGAAGTACCTCTCTGAACAAGAGTACCAATATAAGGCTGTGGAGCTTGAGTCTGAAACTGATTATACCATGAAAattcttcattaatcaacttGACCATCTTACCCTTAGATTGTCTAGACTGAGAAGGATCATCAACTGTAGCAGAATTAGCAAACTTCTTATGAGGAGGTTTGCCATAAAGTTTCTAACAGAAACGTTGGATGTGCCCTGGTTTGCCACAATGATGGCATGTGCTTACTGCCCTTGAACTATCTAAAGAGTTTCTAGTAAATTACCCCTTGCTACCACCACTACTTGTACCATGTGAAGCTCCACGATTATTACTCTCGACTGCAAGTGCAGTTCTCCACTGGAGTAGAATCATGAGAATTCTCTTGAGAATCTCGTAGGACTCGGAAAAAGGTATCTACAAGAGATGCCACCTTGTCACCTCCAAGAATCTGAGAACAAGCAGAGTTATACTCTGTTCTAAGACCTCCCAAAATCCCATAACTACAAGTTGCTCCCACTGGTTTCACATCTTTTTCACATCACTACTAATAAGGATAAGAGAAATCAGCTCCTCATACATCCTCTTGAAATCAGTAAAGTACTGAGTTAGTTCCGATCAGTCCGAAAAAACTCCTGAGACAACTCATAGATGCGAGAGAGGTTATTCAGTCCAGAATACAAAACATTCAAATAGTCCCACAGCTCCTTCACAGTATCTATGTGAGTAACAACATCACTTATACAATTATCCCGAGTTCAATAGTTGTCCAAAAATATGTGCATCAACAGTATCCCATGTAGTGTCATTAGCAGGCTTCTCATTTTTTAGATGATCCTGTTGATCTTGACTAGTCAAAACAAGctgcacaattttcttccaCTGTTGAAAATTAGCAGCTCCTGCAAGCTTCTTTTTTGTAATCCTATGTGATGATGAGGATATCACCTCAGTGACAACATTCTCTCCTTTCTTGTTAGCCAATAGTGCATAGAGATTCACATAAGGACAAACCAGAAAATCGATCTAACCCCCTTGTTAAATCACACAACTGATTGATCTGCGGTTGGGTGTACACTACTCCAATGATGCTGAATTCTGGACTAATGTCCTTAATATGATGTTAAAGAAAACCTTAAAATGAATTCACAAACTGAGATCACACTTGGAAGATAtggtaaaaattgattttggcaaGTAGCAAAAACCCTGATAACTTCAATCGATTTCTCCAACAATGTGTAATCCAATCTTCAAACCAGAAAACTCCAACCAACAGTCATCTCTAATAGTAATCTGAGTAGATTCTTCAAACCATATGATTGATTTCAGTCAATCAAACCTCCATacataaaccataaaaataGGGGATGAAATCACCCACTCTAGAGAATCGTGTGAGCCCTTTAAAAAGAACCAGTAACATCCAATAATGGAATTTGACTGTTACTCAGTTGTAGACTGATAACAAAAACTGATCTAGATTATTTTAGGGATCAGCTTTGAGACCAtgtaaataagagagagagctACAACTTGGGTAATGGGAGTCCCAATCGATAAGATTGGGCTACCCTGCTCAATTCATTGTATAGACTTGCAATTACATACTCCTAATAGGAATAGGAAATATACTCCTAGTAGGAATAGAAAGCaatgaaataggaaacaaatccaACTCCTAATTATAATCTACTAACCAATTATAGTTAGACTATAACACTCCTAAGGGGAGTCGTGGCTTGCGTTGGACAACTGGCCACGACTCCTGTATCTCACGCACTACTTCTAAGACCTCTCCTTGGCTTAAGATTAACCAAACTGAGTTGGTTGCTAGTAGAGAAAATCGGGAAGCACAAGCTACTAGTCTCCTGACCATTATCACTAGAATTGCTAACATAGAGGCATTTATCCTAAACTTAGACGAACAACAAGGCCATAATGCTTTAGGCACTGGACCTAGGATAGGAGTCCCAACCCCAATGTTGAGAACCATGTATACCACGCTGATGGTTATGATAGGCTAACGGATAACTTCCTAGGCATTGGACGTGGTAGAGGTCAGGTAGGGGCCGTGGACAACCTGGTCTAAGGTACCACATCCCATATGGAGATGAGGAAGGCTTGAAAAGTATGTCAGGGGCTTTGATGTTAGGCAAATGGTCAAGAGATGCCCGTTCCTATGATGGTCAAATCGATGCTAAAGTCCTTTTAGACTAGATTAGGAAAATGGATCGATACTTCAACTTCTATAATATGCTCGAAGAAGCCCAATCCAGGTTCGCTAAACTCTAGCTTATCGAGCTACCCAAGACTTATGGACAGACTTAGAGTACTAAGAAGCCAGTCTAGGACTTGAATCGGTGACGACATGGGTACAGATGCAGGAGAAACTCAAGAGAGAGTTCTTTCCTATCACGTATAGGCTACAACTGTTGAATGACATGAACACTCTGAGGCAAGGGAAATTTACTGTGACCGAGTACATGATCAAGttcaatgaaataaaaattaggaGTTGTACTCGTGAGGATGTTGATCAGACACTTTCCAGGTTCCTTACTGGGCTCAACTCTGAAGTCCTATCATGTATGGCACCTCACCTGGTGCGAGATGTCCCTCAAGCCTTCCGTATAGCTCTTAAAATAGAATCCTCTATGAGGACTTTCCTCAGAAGAAGAGCTTCCAGGCGAGGGAATCACATTTCCGTAAGCCTCCCAGGATTCATCAAGATTCCCAAAGCCACCTACTATACCCCaacgtcaatttgacaacaaagGAGAAGGAATATTGGGTGAAGCACCTAAGCGGAGTGGTCAACAACAGAGCCTCAAATGCCAAGGATTTGGGCACTTTTCTAGGGAATGAATACCCCAGCAAAAATCTTTATGTGGGTGGTTAAGACCCTGAAGAGTATAACCAAGATGGCACTCAAGATAATGAGTACGAGGACTATATGCCAAATGAGACTATATCTGATGAGGAGGCTGGGAAGGATATCCCCCCACTCAATGTTGTGCGATACATGGTGTCACAAACTAAGAGCAATGATGATTGGCAATGGACCCACGTCTTTATTACTTACACCTACCACTAAGGTAGAACTGTCGCATCACCATTGACTATGGTAGTTGCATCAATGTGGTTGCCAAAAGTCTTATTTCTAAGATGGGACTCAAACCAGAAGCTCATCCAAAACCCTACAAGATTGTTTGGGTAGATCAGTCTACTATTCCGGTCACATTAAGGTGTTTAGTACTTTTTCACTTTGTAGGGTTCGATGAtagagtgtggtgtgatgtcctagagatggatgttgctcACATCATCCTTGGCAGACCTTGGTTATATAACTAAGATGTAACCAATTATGGAAGGTCCAACACTTATGCCTTTGAATTCAAGGGAAGAAAATTAGACTGATTTCTAGTGCTTTTCAAGAGGTAAAATCCCCAGAACATAAGCGGAGTACCTCCAAGCAAGCCCTAAATAAGACACTCAGCATTCTGAGCCAACAATAGCTTGAGGGCAAGTGTAAGGAGTCATTTACACACTAGTTGtcgtacagagtaataccgatttGTCAAGCAAATTTACTAAGGCTCCTAAAGTAACGCAACCCCTGTTGGAGGAATTTGGGCAATTATTTCCcgaggaactacctgatgacCTTACCACatatgcgtgacatccagcacgTCATTGACCTAGTTCTGGGTTCCTTTCTGCCAAACCTACCCCATCACCGTATGAACCCCAAAGAACATTTTGAGCTTAAACAACAAGTGGATGAGTTGTTTCATAAGGGATTCATTAGAGAGTCTTAGCCTATGTGCGGTACCTGCCTTAcaccaaagaaggatggcacTTGACGGATGTGCATTGATAGTTGGGCCATCAACAAAATCactgtcaagtataggttccctattcCTAGGCTTAAATGATTTGTTGGATATAATGGCTGGCTCATCGATCTTCTCAAAGATTGACCTTAAGAGTGGGTATCACCAAATTTGGGTTAGACCCGGTGATGAGTGGAAGACtgccttcaagacgaaggatagCCTTTTTTAATGgctagtcatgccttttggtttgTCCAATGCACCCAATAACTTAATGAGAATAATGAACCAGTTgttacaaccattaattggaAAGTTTCTAGTGTTTTACTTTGATGATATCCTCATAATGTAAGGGTAATTGAGAATCAATAACCCCCAGCATTGTCCCTTAAAGCTCCAATAAAACCATATCAAATAGCACAAAAATCTGGAAATCAGATTGAGAAATAAATCCAAAATAGGGTTGTGGGAGGGGTGACCTACGATGGGGTTGGAGAGCTCAAATGAGTGCATACTTGGATCGAAGGAAGGTCCAATGATGGGAAATAAAACCCTAGAAGGTTTGGCTCATCAGGTGGTTGGACGGGGAGATGTAGCACCCGATCTGTTCCCCTATTCCTAGGCTTGAATGATATGTTGGATGTGATGGCTGGCTCATCAATCTTCTCAAAGATTTACCTTAAGAGCGGGTATCACCAAATTCACGTTAGGACCGGTGATGGAAGAAAGCCTTCAAGATGAAGGGTGGTCTTTCTGAATGgctagtcatgccttttggtttgTCCAATGCACCCAGTACCTTTATGAGAATAATGAACCACGTGTTACAACCATTCATTGACAAGTTCttagtggtttactttgatgatatcctcatctatagtaaaaCCCTGTCTACCGATTTGGATCACTTGCATCAATTTTTCCAGGTGCTTCTACCAGAAAAGCTTTATGCCAATCTCAAGAAATGTACCCTAATGAGTGATCAATTCATTTCCTTAGGATTTGTTGTATCAGTACAAGGTGTATCTGCTAACCCTGAGAAAGTAAGAGCAATTGTTGAGTGGCCAGAGCCAACCAATGTCCATGAGGTGCGACGCTTTCATGGCTTAGCTACCTTCTATATGAGATTCATTTACCGGTTTAGTTCTAGTATGTCTCTTATCACGGATTGcataaaaaaggagtttcaatggataAAGAGTGTTGCGAAGGCCATTATCGAGATTAAGAAGTTGATGAGGGAGGCCCCAATCCTACACCTCCCAAATTTTTCCACGGTCTTCGAAGTGAACTATGATGCATCTGGCGTCGAGATAGGCGGTGTCCAAGGACAAGGACACCTTGTTACTTATTTCAATGAGAAACTTAATGAAGCCAAGCAACAACATTCCACGTATaacaaggaattctatgcggttgtccaagcCCTGTGCTACAGGTGGCATTACCTTctaccgcaagaattcgtgTTATTTTCTAACCATCAGGCTCTAAGGTATTTGAGTGCCCAAAGGAAATTAAATCAGAGACATGCTAAGTGGGTCGAAttcctccaagagtacacttttgtactcaaaacATCCACCTTCTATTGAGAATACCACAACATATGCATTAAGCTGTGTAAACTTGTTCCTCAGTTGCACGAATGCTAGAAGTCAGGTCGATGTACTACTCCAGACCATGAGTTAGGCTGTCAGATTCAAGCGAGTCAAGAACCAATACCCCATCTCCCTAATTTTAGCGAGTTATTCACTTCCCTGAGTGGGGATCTTCCTGTTAGTCGCTTAGAGTGTCTATTGAGAGATGGTTTCCTTTTTAaagaagcaagttgtgcatacCCAAGACCTCACTCCGAGACTTcttgatctgggaattgcatacTGGGGGAGTCACCGACCATTTCAGTCGAGacaagaccatcaccctcgttgaggatcGATTCTTTTGGCCTAGTCTAAAGAGGGATGTCACGAGAGTTATAAGTCAACGTAGGACATGCCAGACTACCAAACAACATAAGTAGAATATTGGCTTACACACTCCGTTCCTATGCCACATGCCCCATGGCAAGACCTTAACATGGATTTTgtgcttggtctaccaaaaacttcgagaggccatgattctatTGTAGActgcttctcgaagatggcacACTTCATTCCATGTTCCAAAACCTCTGATGCATCTACTATTGCCAAACTTTTCTTCAATGAGGTTATCAAGTACCATGGATTGCCAAAAACTATAGTGTCCGATAgagatgttaagttcaccagtcaCTTCTGGAGGACCTtatggcggatgatgggtaCTAAACTTTGTTACTCCACTACTTTTCACCATCAGACTGATGGTCAAACTGAAGTTGTCAATAGAAGTCTAGGGAACTTGTTGTGTTGCCTCATAAGAGAGTACCTTACAAGTAGGGATCGTGTCCTCACCCAAACTGAGTTCGCATATAACATCTCCAAGAACCAAACCATTGGCTGGTCACCCTTTGATATCTGTTTAGGTTACCAGCCTAGGACACAATCCCCGTTGTTTCTCGCTCTAGGACCTCCCCTTCAGCTGAATCTGTTGCCCAGCACATACATGATTTAAATGCAAATATAATACAAAGGATAACACTGAGCAATGACCAATAAAAGTCCAGGGCAGATGTGCATCGGCGACTACAAGAATTTTAAGAAGGCAATACGATGATGGTTAGAATCAAACTACAGCGTTTTTTCAAAGGCAAAGCGAGCAAACTACATGCTCATGGTGCTGGACCTTTCAAGATTCTTAAATGAGTGGGTGCCAATGCTTATGTCCTCGATTGCTGGCCAATATGGGAATTAGCAATATTTTTAATGTAGAGGATCTTGCTCCCTGCCATGGTACGCCTACTGCTATTTCCTTTTACCTAGATGACATGGAGGACTTTCCCTTGGTGTTTGGTGACACTATTGACTACACTCCTTCCCTTCCCCCTACTTCTTTACCACTTGTGCCTAAGATTGCTGAGAGATTTAAAGAAGTTGAGGACATCCTTGATGAGAAAATTGTGTCTACAAGTGAGGGAGGTTCCCGAGAGTTCTTGATCAAATGGCGTGGATGCCCCGAGATTGACAATACGTGGATCACCATCGAGGAGCTTCAGTAGCTTAACCTAGGCATGCTTGAGTATTACATGAGGCTTAATTCACTAGAGGTGaatcttccaagccggggagagttgatgggggaATCAGTCCAGATTTCCGAGTCTATCGGAGATGACGACGCAAAGACCAGCCCAGATCAGGTTCTATCTGGTTGGAGGATTGAGGATCACCATAAGAGTATCGACTTCCCATGGAGAAGTATTTATTCAGTTCTGGATTCAACAGCTATACATGGGCCTCACCTGGACAGCCAACGTAAGAGGCTGCCAAATCGTGATTTCATCTTTTACTTcctatttatttaaaataaactTGCACCTTTTATTTCCTAAGTTAGTGAATTAGATTAGGGCtcctttatttactttcctaagTTATTGGATTAGATTAGAGATTATTTTGTTAGTAAATTAGAATAGGATTCCTAATTTTATTGGAGGTGACTaggatttttcttttagtttataTTGACTTGTAAATTGAttgatgattaaaaaaaaaaaaaatctctcttgaaaTCGTGAACTCCCTCCCCCCCCGCGGGGGAAACGAGATGCAGCTGGAACTTTATTTTTGCCCCATCGTGGAGCATGCtgcttctctcccttcttccctctctctcggTAATCAGGTAAGTAAaccccattctctctctcactatCTCGCTGCCCTTCGCCCCCTCTCTCGTCTCTTATTTTCCTGTCCATCTACTACAACAGCATGATCCCCATCATTCAATGACTTCTGTCCTCAACCAACCCCCATTTTATTTTCCCTTGACTTAAACATTGATTAGTTACAACTCTAGTTGATCAATTCTCTCTATATTGGATATTGCTGCCCAACTATTACTGGCTTATTGTGGACTGGTATGGTATTTACAATTGCAGAATTTGGAAAGGCACGCATTCAATTTGATATTCTGCTGTTCATGTTCCCACCCGCATATCCCCCATTGAAGTCTTGTTGAGTCGACGTGTTTCGTTGTGGTTTCTTTTATTGGTAATTGCTACGATAATGTTCTACTTTAATCTTTATGTTTATCATGTATGTTGTTGCTTCCCCTATTCTCAACCCAACCTAAACGTTGAACCGTCCAAGTTTAGTCTATTAGTCAGTCCTAGTAGGAAACCTAGCCTCTAGGTAATCCCTACATCAAAGAGTGCCTTCAGGAAACAAGTACTGTGTTTCACAATCCAATGAGCTGCAGCAACCATCCCACAGTATGCATATCCGAAACTTACTGACACCACCTCAATGTAAAACTAAATGGTGGAAAGGGAACTGCCCCAGTTGCTGCTGTTAGTATGTCCTAAATGCTATGGGGTCCCACGAATCAACAGAAGGAAGCATTTTGAACTCCTATCAAATATGATTGTGAAAGACCGCTACTGAAATTACAACCGTTCTATGTTATAATTTAATTACCAGAAAAGGCAAATTTATAGTTTTGTCATCAGAAATAATAAGAAGTTCAGAAATCCATGTTAGTTCAACAGAAAGTAAAAACTTGCACAAACTAATGCCATTTAAAGTAGTAACAACCCATGCCCTAATTTAGTTTTTGGTTTAAGTTACATAATTCAGCAAAGTTTTTATTCTCATGCTTCATTTTCTCAATTAAGAGAAAACTAATttgcttttaaattttttcaaaTGTTTTTAATGTAGCTTTTACTTTACAAAATGAGGTAGtcttttgtttatattttctAAGCAAAGACAAGACTCAGCATTTTTGGGGGTACTTGAACCGAGTAATTTATCCCAACAACAGAGCATTACATGCTATGCACTTTTGAGTTAGCTGTAAACTTTTACTTTAATTGGAAGGGGTAGATTGGACTACTTTAGGTCTCAAATCtaaaagaggatgaaattgtGCAGATGATGGTTGAAGGTCCCATCTAACTGAACACATATACAAAGTTTAGGTGCATACTAATAGACATGGCCTTGGTTGCAATTTTCTTGGAGATGCAACAAACATAATCCCCATTTGTAAGACACAACAGGAAACACAACCAAAAGAGCTCAATCTACTAGTATTTGTTTTTAAACATAGTTGTAAAGGCACCGCCTAGGCATCCAAGTGCCTTTTTTTGGATGGGCACCTGGCTGGCGTAACCTTTGTTTTTGACCCCCCTCGACCGCCTTGGTTCACCTAGGTCACATGAGGCCCATgaccaaggtttaaagtattggtacaTATCATACTGTAttggcccttaccgatacgatactacAGATATGCtacatggaaaattttaaaCTGCTTTTGTATTAATATGGGTCGTAGCTACGTAccaatactctatgaaaaattaaaaatcgagACGAAATGTACATTAAAAATCAAGGtaaaatgtacatttcggtatATATGGTTTCGactgatacataccaatacagtGCACTagggtcatataatggccaagatgggtcatttctcagcaaaacacgattttttttaGAGAGGaatttgttccaaagttgctgccagcatGGTTCAACATTTTGATTGTATCAAGGGAGACCAAGACGAAATGCACTGGTACTTATAAAATTCCCCTATTTCGACCCATTTCGACACATTTCAACCTTTTCGGTGGGTTCAACCATTTTGGTCTAACCAACTCCATATAAAAAGGGCTTGTTAGCCCATTTTGCAAAAATCGACTTCTCTCCCCCCTATTTTGACTGTAAGAGGTGGGAAACATAGGAATCAACCAAGAAATTGACAATTCTCCATCAATCTTTCATTCTACACTTGAATCTTACACAACCAAAGGGATATCATTTTTTTCGTACAATGTGCTTGTAGaatgattttaatttctatcaATTGTTTTGCATCCTCTACATTATTTTTTGCTtgttttaatcatgtattttccatttttagttagtaacttatataataataataataataataataataataataataataataataataataataataataataataataataataataataataatattagtaCAGCTTCAGTCAacgtacactagcaaacttcggtcaacaccacaagtatcactttagatgttttttttttcataaaactaATTCTTTTAATGGGTTAGAAATATCAAAAATAGGACATACacaaaaaaatcagagaaaaaaaatccagtttgGAGGTGAAAGGTTTCCACCATTGCaagaaaatttcttttgtttcctcgaaatttccggAAATTTCGACCACAATGTCGGTCTTGACCAGTGTCGAAACCTAATATGTTGAACCTTGGCTGCCAACCATTTTCcccctaactaaagtggaaatcaaggttgggaatccATATTAAACCCATAAACAACTATAAACCTTGGATATTAATGTGATactctccattttagtgtttatgcataatgcatgttatatatagtatttttcaactttttttttatgtagaagtgtttcctatccatttatgtgtatatctttagcatatctccaATGTGATACGATATCCTCCAtcacatatcttaattttggccaaccaataccaatattgGCCATGACGACTATGTTTGTTAATCAACCATCCCAAGCTCTAGGGAGCTTCGGTCAAACAATGAAACTTAGGGACTCTCATTGACTTTCAATATGCCCCTTGATGAAAGCACCAACAAGAATATTCTACAAATAGGTACTATTTATACATTCATACATAGAAGCCCTAATCATGAATCTCCCTTATAAATAGGCCAAAATTAGACCCCACGCCTCCTatttatacatacatatatagagGCCCTCATACAGGCGAAAAGAATACCATAATCTGCCAAAGGGCCATTTAATAGAGCCATAATCTGGGTGGCATTAAAGAAGGATATGTTAGGAACAAACAATGGGCCATGATCTAGGTGGACTTAGCAAGGATATGCTTTGagattatcatgtaaatattacaGTAGATATGGAGAAAAACAGAGAATCTAATGAATTATTCAAATCAGAAAAAGGAAGGttagggaaaagatgcaattcATTTCACTCAATAGATATTCCATTTAAGTATATTCAAATAAGAACACCAATACAGTTGCAGGTACTGAAGTTAATCAAACAATCTAATATAATAAAagggaacaagaaaaagaaaagattcaatAACCATAAAAGCATGAAGTGACATGGTCACGAAATAGTTAATGCAAAATCCAGTTCAGTGACTCTTTTCCACACTTCAACAGCCAAGTTAGTAAATATTTATTGAAGCCCCAAAATGTGTTTACTATGAATTTTGACAGCTCTTAATGAGCAGTTCAAGCTACATCTAGAGTAGTTCATCTGATCTCTTTGGCAGTCGCACACTAATAGAATAAAAAGACATAAGCTTCAATATTCTCCTCACATATTAATTTCTCAAAATAGAATATAAATTAGAGCATTTATTGTGGAAAGTACGAGATATCAAATGAATTTTACATTACTGAATGCATTGCTTCAGTTGTGTGtttggggtgtgtgtgtgtgtctgtgtttGTGTTGGTGTGTT is a genomic window of Macadamia integrifolia cultivar HAES 741 chromosome 13, SCU_Mint_v3, whole genome shotgun sequence containing:
- the LOC122059147 gene encoding uncharacterized protein LOC122059147 — protein: MVKLINEEFSWYNQFQTQAPQPYIGTLVQRGTSSAYLSSSRPWIIDSGPSDRMFGVLGIFSSFKESSTNVMLGNCSIVKVNGIVTVCLNSSLSLSSVPYLPQLSFNFLFDRIMKKMLGRASSHWPLFHLDVNNAFLHGDLHEKVYMEKTPGFTDVVCAFGLSRCDNNHSVFYRRSGVGRIFLIVYVDDIVITGDDVEGIQSLKAHLQHIFKLRSRKVEVLSRD